In one window of Littorina saxatilis isolate snail1 linkage group LG11, US_GU_Lsax_2.0, whole genome shotgun sequence DNA:
- the LOC138979860 gene encoding cysteine-rich motor neuron 1 protein-like produces the protein MASFPASFSTICMLCVYFLSFVHAAFIIDANGTREVNITQILQAARRAQPAAQQTPSCVRGDAIVRLGTEWQERCRECTCTETGTQCTGPQCAIPYESIQEVTCAKFADECCCGSVGCLLEDGTTVPVGGAMPFDPANPCNSCTCWGGNRTNCLIQSCFPFECVDAVRREGQCCPDCPNGRTCVLPFNLRRQLPCSELRAMEPVHEFSPVTLMTGTPYELSCSCQGNLVAKCTKNSPLHPVFGERRLNIVA, from the exons ATGGCGTCATTTCCCGCCAGTTTCTCCACCATTTGCATGCTGTGTGTCTACTTCCTATCCTTTGTGCATGCAGCTTTCATCATTGACGCCAACGGAACGCGCGAAGTGAACATCACCCAGATTCTGCAGGCCGCCAGACGCGCGCAGCCGGCA GCCCAACAAACGCCTTCGTGCGTTCGAGGCGACGCAATCGTACGGTTGGGCACAGAATGGCAGGAGAGATGTCGTGAGTGCACATGCACCGAGACGGGTACACAATGCACCGGGCCCCAGTGCGCCATTCCCTACGAGTCAATTCAGGAGGTCACTTGTGCCAAA tttgCTGACGAGTGTTGCTGTGGTTCGGTTGGCTGCTTGCTGGAGGACGGCACCACTGTTCCCGTGGGCGGCGCCATGCCCTTTGACCCCGCCAACCCCTGCAACTCCTGCACTTGCTGGGGAGGTAACCGAACTAACTGTCTGATccagagttgcttccctttcgaGTGCGTGGACGCGGTACGCAGGGAGGGTCAGTGTTGTCCGGACTGTCCGAACG GGCGTACGTGTGTTCTGCCCTTCAACCTGAGGAGACAACTCCCTTGCTCTGAGCTCCGAGCTATGGAACCAGTGCACGAGTTCTCTCCCGTGACCTTGATGACTGGGACACCGTACGAGCTCTCCTGTAGCTGCCAG GGTAACCTGGTGGCTAAATGCACGAAGAACTCGCCGCTGCACCCCGTCTTTGGTGAGCGCCGGCTGAACATTGTGGCGTAG